From one Nothobranchius furzeri strain GRZ-AD chromosome 2, NfurGRZ-RIMD1, whole genome shotgun sequence genomic stretch:
- the LOC107382152 gene encoding uncharacterized protein gives MPDLLDCPVALLIGYDCTRALKPRKVIPGEDYDPYAVKTDLGWSIVGPIKPWTGSVGATGTCHRVIVKELPSITPASVIKALEADFLDTNPKEGNISQEDIKFLEMLNENIHYNEQGHLEMPLPFKERPQLPNNKQLATVRLKYLKMKMDKNPKYKEDYIKFMNNVFKDGDAEEAEETPQDGNTWYIPHHGVYHPRKPEKIRVVFECSAKHEETSLNDHLLTGPDLINTLAGILCRFRENRIAIMCDVEKMFHRFHVNPEDRDFLRFLWWKDGNTNTEPKEYHMRVHVFGAASSPGCANFGMKHLARRNEKDYPLAASFIHKNFYVDDGLLSVETDKKAKQLVCEALKLCVKGKLRLHKFVCNNKEVMSVIPETERAGNTTDVNMNYSEVPMKSVLGVKWNVEADVFTFSGALKERPATRRGILATVASVYDPLGFLSPYTLIGKQVLQEMCKSGVGWDEPVPSALETKWKAWLCDLENLRKVEIPRCLFPENLGKIKKVELHHFSDASSSGYGQCSYIRFVTDEQVHCALVMGKARVAPIKIVTIPRLELTAAAVSAFVSNFLRAELERKIDEEFFWTDSQVTLGYIKNDARRFHVFVANRVQKIRDITDPNQWFYIKADQNPADHASRGLKVAELINSNWLTGPKFLWEREIITNQQSPELLVGDPEVKVLKTDAIEQDRFLERFMKCSDWITALNVVARIKRLAKRDKSGAISVKERQMAASVLFQLAQKEAFEEELRWFSQKTAKLPKAHKMYQLDPILVDNLLRVGGRLRKSSASFELKHPVILPKEGIVTQLVLDHYHKKTQHQGRGQTLNELRANGYWIIGASKVVAKLIKECIICRKVRGPTEEQRMADLPCDRVNPSPPFTYTGLDVFGPFYTKQGRKECKRYGLMFTCLSSRAVHIEILEDLSTDAFINALRCFIAIRGTVRQIHSDQGTNFVGGKNEFKKCLLELDNERISTYLAKNQCDFLMNVPEASHRGGVWERQIRTVRNVMSSVLAQATGRLDDTSLRTFFYEAMSILNQRPLTTNTMNDPKSAEPLTPNHLLTMKESVPLPPPGRFVSEDLYARKRWRRVQYLTELFWSRWRKGYLTTISLRQQWHNPKRNVQVGDVVILKEDNIPRNEWKLAKVVEASEDDDGLVRKVKIQVGQRDLGNKGERLRQLSFLERPVQKLVVLVKSES, from the coding sequence ATGCCAGATCTCTTGGACTGTCCTGTAGCTCTCCTCATTGGTTATGACTGTACAAGAGCTCTAAAACCAAGGAAGGTCATACCCGGAGAGGATTATGATCCCTATGCAGTTAAAACAGACTTGGGATGGAGCATTGTGGGACCCATTAAGCCATGGACAGGTTCAGTGGGCGCAACTGGGACCTGCCATCGTGTAATAGTAAAGGAATTGCCATCTATTACACCTGCATCTGTGATTAAAGCACTTGAAGCTGATTTTCTGGACACTAACCCCAAAGAAGGGAACATATCTCAAGAGGACATTAAGTTTTTAGAGATGCTAAATGAAAACATTCACTACAATGAGCAAGGTCATTTAGAAATGCCTTTACCTTTTAAAGAACGTCCACAGCTTCCAAATAACAAGCAGCTTGCAACAGTTCGTCTGAAATATTTGAAAATGAAAATGGACAAGAACCCCAAGTACAAAGAAGATTACATAAAGTTCATGAATAATGTGTTTAAAGatggtgatgcagaggaagcagaAGAAACACCACAGGATGGTAACACATGGTACATTCCACACCACGGTGTGTATCACCCCAGAAAGCCAGAAAAAATTagagttgtttttgaatgctctgCTAAACATGAAGAAACCTCTTTAAATGACCACTTACTTACAGGCCCAGACTTGATCAATACTCTGGCAGGAATATTGTGCAGATTCCGAGAGAACAGAATCGCAATAATGTGCGATGTGGAGAAAATGTTTCACCGCTTCCATGTTAATCCAGAGGATCGAGATTTCTTAAGGTTTTTGTGGTGGAAGGATGGAAATACAAATACTGAGCCAAAGGAATATCACATGCGAGTGCATGTGTTTGGTGCAGCGTCATCGCCTGGATGTGCTAACTTTGGCATGAAACATCTTGCCAGAAGAAACGAAAAGGACTACCCACTGGCAGCCAGTTTCATTCACAAAAACTTTTATGTGGATGATGGGCTTCTCAGTGTTGAAACAGATAAGAAAGCCAAGCAGCTAGTCTGTGAAGCACTCAAACTCTGTGTTAAAGGGAAGTTGCGTTTGCACAAATTTGTGTGCAACAACAAAGAGGTCATGAGTGTTATTCCTGAAACTGAACGAGCTGGCAACACtacggatgtaaacatgaactaCTCTGAAGTTCCAATGAAAAGTGTGCTGGGAGTAAAATGGAATGTGGAAGCCGATGTGTTCACATTCAGTGGAGCCCTCAAAGAAAGGCCAGCCACACGCCGAGGAATTCTAGCAACAGTAGCAAGTGTGTATGACCCGTTAGGATTTCTTTCACCCTACACTTTGATAGGAAAACAAGTACTCCAGGAAATGTGCAAAAGTGGAGTTGGATGGGATGAACCTGTTCCTTCCGCACTGGAAACCAAGTGGAAAGCTTGGCTCTGTGACTTGGAAAATCTTCGAAAGGTCGAAATACCTAGATGCCTCTTTCCTGAGAACCTAGGCAAAATCAAAAAGGTTGAGCTGCATCATTTTTCTGATGCTAGCAGCAGTGGCTATGGACAATGCTCATACATTAGGTTTGTTACAGATGAACAAGTGCATTGTGCTCTAGTTATGGGTAAAGCCAGAGTGGCACCTATAAAAATAGTCACAATCCCGCGCCTCGAGCTCACTGCAGCTGCAGTTTCTGCTTTTGTTAGTAACTTTCTTAGAGCAGAGCTTGAGCGGAAAATCGACGAGGAGTTTTTCTGGACAGATTCTCAAGTGACTCTTGGGTACATAAAAAACGATGCTCGTCGCTTTCATGTGTTTGTTGCAAATCGAGTTCAAAAAATAAGAGACATTACAGACCCAAACCAATGGTTTTACATTAAAGCTGATCAAAATCCAGCTGACCACGCATCTAGAGGCCTCAAGGTGGCAGAGCTAATAAACTCAAACTGGCTCACTGGACCTAAATTCCTTTGGGAAAGAGAAATTATCACAAACCAACAATCTCCAGAACTTCTTGTTGGTGACCCAGAGGTAAAAGTTCTTAAAACAGATGCTATTGAGCAAGACAGGTTTCTTGAGAGGTTCATGAAATGCTCTGATTGGATCACAGCACTTAATGTGGTGGCAAGGATTAAAAGACTTGCAAAAAGAGACAAATCAGGAGCCATCAGTGTGAAAGAAAGACAAATGGCTGCTTCTGTACTCTTCCAGCTAGCACAGAAGGAAGCTTTTGAAGAGGAACTCAGATGGTTTAGTCAAAAAACAGCTAAACTACCAAAAGCCCATAAGATGTATCAACTGGATCCTATCCTTGTAGACAACTTGCTTAGAGTAGGAGGACGGTTGAGAAAGTCCTCAGCATCATTTGAACTGAAACATCCAGTAATCCTTCCTAAAGAAGGCATTGTCACTCAGCTTGTTCTTGACCACTACCACAAGAAAACACAGCACCAAGGCAGAGGCCAAACTCTGAACGAACTTAGAGCAAATGGTTATTGGATCATAGGTGCTAGTAAGGTAGTGGCCAAGCTCATTAAAGAATGCATCATTTGTAGAAAGGTGCGTGGACCAACTGAAGAACAACGCATGGCTGATTTACCATGTGACAGAGTAAATCCTTCACCACCTTTCACCTACACTGGACTTGATGTGTTTGGCCCCTTCTATACGAAACAGGGTCGAAAAGAGTGTAAGAGATATGGCTTGATGTTTACTTGTTTAAGTTCTAGAGCTGTACACATTGAGATTTTGGAGGATCTCTCCACTGACGCATTTATAAATGCTTTAAGATGCTTCATAGCTATCAGGGGCACAGTGAGACAAATTCATTCTGACCAAGGTACCAATTTTGTAGGGGGAAAGAACGAGTTCAAAAAGTGTCTGTTGGAGTTAGACAACGAGAGGATTTCTACTTATCTTGCTAAAAACCAATGTGATTTTCTGATGAATGTTCCCGAAGCTAGTCACAGGGGAGGCGTTTGGGAGCGCCAGATCCGGACAGTTAGGAACGTCATGAGCTCTGTCCTAGCACAAGCCACAGGAAGATTAGATGACACCTCCTTGAGAACTTTTTTCTATGAGGCCATGTCAATTTTGAACCAGCGTCCACTCACTACTAACACAATGAATGATCCCAAGAGTGCTGAGCCTTTGACGCCTAACCATTTGCTCACTATGAAAGAATCAGTACCACTTCCGCCTCCTGGTAGATTTGTCAGTGAAGATTTATATGCCAGAAAAAGGTGGCGGAGAGTGCAATATTTAACGGAACTGTTTTGGAGCAGGTGGCGCAAAGGATACTTGACTACCATTAGTTTGAGGCAACAATGGCACAACCCCAAAAGAAATGTTCAAGTTGGAGATGTAGTGATATTAAAGGAAGACAACATTCCAAGAAATGAATGGAAATTGGCAAAGGTAGTTGAAGCCAGTGAAGACGATGATGGTTTAGTGAGAAAGGTTAAGATCCAAGTAGGTCAAAGAGATTTAGGGAACAAAGGTGAACGTCTGAGACAACTATCTTTTCTGGAGAGACCTGTTCAAAAACTAGTGGTTTTGGTTAAAAGTGAGTCCTAA
- the LOC129165272 gene encoding cartilage intermediate layer protein 2-like: MTKLMSLTVLAVLLLACMKPSIGMAPSADPIIERLCWTSWYDRDNPGGTGDWEDLRNLRLAYPGQICPRPLDIQAVTVIGNIPAESTGQNFYAYNTILGFICLNADQPSGQQCSDYKVRFGCPCFFHVN, from the exons ATGACCAAGCTG ATGAGTCTCACTGTTCTTGCAGTTTTGCTGCTTG ccTGTATGAAACCAAGTATCGGAA TGGCACCGTCAGCGGATCCCATCATTGAGAGACTGTGCTGGACTAGTTGGTACGATCGGGACAATCCAGGTGGAACAGGTGACTGGGAGGATCTGAGGAACCTGAGGCTGGCATACCCTGGACAGATTTGTCCCAGACCTTTGGACATTCAGGCCGTCACTGTCATCGGAAACATCCCAGCTGAAAGCACAGGGCAGAATTTCTATGC CTATAATACTATTCTAGGCTTCATTTGCCTCAATGCAGATCAGCCATCTGGTCAACAATGCAGCGACTACAAGGTTCGCTTTGGATGTCCATGTTTTTTTCATGTTAACTGA